The Monodelphis domestica isolate mMonDom1 chromosome 7, mMonDom1.pri, whole genome shotgun sequence genome window below encodes:
- the LOC103091922 gene encoding probable E3 ubiquitin-protein ligase TRIML1: protein MAADWEIVQNLQNEITCGICRNYFSQPVTIDCGHSFCRECLSRSWSIRPFSCPECRQVPQIRQFPKINSNLEKLTDISLQLSPLNLQRAIERNQCPIHKKAFKVFCEEDQTSLCVLCFQMPEHRAHTLTPAEEAAQNYREKFREILSHLEKDFEEAKKYLSQEKEMEEGPDWNEMIMAEYCKLHSLLLDEEVQYLERLKEEQRTRKFRLSQHIGTIQEIMIEIQESSYNPNAELLKDIRELLGRGESVLSQRSNVIIPELREYSFPAMIDCLNKFRVDIRVDPKSSSSYVTVSEDQKTMRAEEGWQVDYSHAEDSTHHYVFADQAFSSGSHYWEVDVTQVSQWALGIYSPTLRKENSLFLLSCVKKENNYYFQTYPESLNHQVKDPVPRIGVYLDYSTGILLFYNVLQSSPIYRFYPLLFIKPVIPVFSPGPPLPGTKANLMTICSVNSHLCACCYSCL from the coding sequence ATGGCTGCGGATTGGGAAATAGTCCAGAATCTACAAAACGAAATCACCTGTGGGATCTGTAGGAACTATTTTTCTCAGCCGGTCACCATTGATTGTGGACACAGCTTTTGCCGAGAATGTCTTTCTAGGAGCTGGAGCATTAGGCCTTTTTCTTGTCCGGAATGCAGGCAAGTTCCCCAGATCAGACAATTCCCAAAAATCAATTCGAACTTGGAAAAGCTGACTGACATCAGCCTCCAACTCAGCCCCCTCAATTTGCAGAGGGCTATAGAACGGAACCAATGTCCCATTCACAAGAAAGCCTTCAAGGTGTTTTGTGAGGAGGACCAGACTTCACTCTGTGTACTCTGTTTCCAAATGCCTGAGCATAGGGCTCACACACTCACTCCTGCAGAAGAGGCTGCTCAGAATTACAGGGAGAAGTTCCGAGAGATTCTGAGTCACTTGGAGAAGGATTTTGAAGAAGCCAAGAAATATCTTTCTCaggagaaggagatggaggagggaCCTGACTGGAATGAGATGATTATGGCAGAATATTGCAAACTGCACAGCTTACTGTTAGATGAAGAAGTTCAGTATCTGGAAAGATTGAAAGAAGAACAAAGGACCAGGAAGTTCAGATTATCTCAGCACATTGGAACCATTCAGGAAATCATGATAGAAATTCAAGAATCAAGCTATAATCCCAATGCTGAGCTCCTGAAAGATATCAGAGAGCTGTTGGGAAGGGGTGAATCAGTGTTATCCCAAAGGTCCAATGTTATCATCCCAGAGCTGAGAGAATATTCCTTCCCTGCGATGATAGATTGCCTCAACAAATTCAGAGTAGACATCAGAGTGGATCCTAAATCATCCAGTTCCTATGTGACTGTTTCTGAAGATCAAAAGACTATGAGGGCTGAAGAAGGCTGGCAGGTGGACTACTCCCATGCTGAGGATTCTACTCATCATTACGTCTTTGCTGACCAGGCTTTCAGTTCAGGAAGCCATTACTGGGAGGTGGATGTGACACAAGTATCTCAGTGGGCACTGGGGATCTATTCTCCAACCTTGAGAAAGGAGAACTCCCTGTTCCTGCTTTCCTGtgtgaagaaggaaaataattactATTTCCAAACCTATCCTGAATCATTAAACCATCAAGTGAAAGACCCAGTACCCAGGATCGGAGTGTACTTGGACTATTCAACCGGCATTCTCCTTTTCTACAATGTTCTCCAAAGCTCCCCAATTTATAGATTCTACCCTCTCCTTTTCATAAAACCTGTCATTCCCGTCTTTTCCCCTGGCCCTCCACTTCCAGGGACAAAGGCTAATCTCATGACTATCTGTTCAGTCAACTCTCATCTTTGTGCATGCTGCTATTCATGTCTCTGA